The proteins below are encoded in one region of Brachyspira intermedia PWS/A:
- a CDS encoding leucine-rich repeat domain-containing protein — MMKKIKISELDNQALFDLGLSKERYILFVDDIGIKKDNIPTLNELLRTREDFFINISSEKDESNKNYISGNDLLTALSEIRNLIYHASLKYPLKNISIFARLINLRSLHLYGDLPKDMELKPLDNIENLESVYIENGLTLRQDVYLSMRSTIREIGAGTFRMESFDKNPNLKKIAILTGVSHEEEMPKKLPELEELYIEKGKNIRSFNFISEMKTLKTLELNNIPTLKEIPDLSNLEDLKKVILTNLRNLENMDAILNHPRIRILILENIKCFNIDMLSKETAPRLKYVSVISDDKNWDKRTKKLLEEKGYKDYNED, encoded by the coding sequence ATGATGAAGAAAATAAAAATATCAGAATTAGATAATCAAGCCCTTTTCGATTTAGGGCTTTCAAAAGAAAGGTATATTCTTTTTGTAGATGATATAGGTATAAAAAAAGATAATATACCAACTCTAAATGAACTCCTAAGAACTAGAGAAGATTTCTTTATTAATATCTCATCAGAGAAAGATGAAAGTAATAAAAATTATATAAGCGGTAATGATCTGCTTACAGCTTTGTCTGAAATTAGAAATCTTATATATCATGCATCACTAAAGTATCCTTTAAAAAATATTTCTATATTTGCTAGACTTATCAATTTGAGGAGTTTGCATCTATATGGTGATTTACCTAAAGATATGGAATTAAAGCCTCTTGATAATATAGAAAATTTAGAAAGTGTTTATATAGAAAATGGACTTACATTAAGACAAGATGTTTATTTATCTATGAGAAGCACAATAAGAGAAATAGGTGCCGGAACATTCAGAATGGAGTCTTTTGATAAGAATCCTAATTTGAAAAAAATAGCCATTCTTACAGGAGTTTCTCATGAGGAAGAAATGCCTAAAAAACTTCCTGAATTAGAAGAGCTTTATATTGAAAAAGGAAAGAATATAAGATCATTTAATTTTATATCAGAAATGAAAACACTTAAAACTTTGGAATTAAATAATATACCTACATTAAAAGAAATTCCTGATTTAAGTAATTTAGAAGATTTAAAAAAGGTTATTTTAACTAATCTTAGAAATCTTGAAAATATGGATGCTATATTAAATCATCCTAGAATAAGAATTTTAATATTAGAAAATATAAAATGCTTTAATATAGATATGCTTTCAAAGGAAACAGCTCCTAGATTAAAATATGTATCCGTTATAAGCGATGATAAAAATTGGGATAAAAGGACAAAGAAGTTGTTAGAAGAAAAAGGATACAAGGACTATAATGAAGATTAG
- a CDS encoding carbon-nitrogen hydrolase family protein, whose translation MKISAFEFDIQKDKYKNLDIINNHLKNISDKEKSDLIVLPELSSNGYLFENREELINTAEDIKDGIFINSLSEMSKKYDISIIAGFAEKFENKIYNSAAIIEKGNIKGIYRKIHLSDFEKKFFDIGEINNADLVFNINGINISVQICFDLWFNEISRKQILNGSNLICVLANFGSNTTFEIARIRAIENLTPLVLCNRIGIEKNSIMEASFIGKSFICDETGKLLTDIDNNQNNKIINAEIEIKNKRQNIICSDFMKEIKRHY comes from the coding sequence ATGAAGATTAGTGCCTTTGAATTTGATATACAAAAAGATAAGTATAAAAATTTAGATATAATAAATAATCATTTAAAAAATATAAGTGATAAAGAAAAATCTGATTTAATAGTACTTCCTGAATTATCTTCTAATGGTTATTTATTTGAAAACAGAGAAGAATTAATAAATACTGCTGAAGATATAAAAGACGGTATATTTATAAATAGCCTATCTGAAATGTCAAAAAAATATGATATATCTATAATTGCAGGATTTGCTGAAAAGTTTGAAAATAAAATTTATAATTCTGCTGCAATAATAGAAAAAGGAAATATAAAAGGCATATATAGGAAAATACATTTATCCGATTTTGAAAAGAAATTTTTTGATATTGGAGAAATAAATAACGCGGATTTAGTTTTCAATATAAACGGCATTAATATATCGGTACAAATATGCTTTGATTTATGGTTCAATGAAATATCAAGAAAGCAAATATTAAATGGAAGTAATTTAATATGCGTGCTTGCTAATTTCGGTTCAAATACCACTTTTGAAATAGCTAGGATAAGAGCCATAGAAAATTTAACTCCTCTAGTATTATGCAATCGCATAGGTATAGAAAAAAATTCAATTATGGAAGCTTCTTTTATTGGCAAAAGTTTTATATGCGATGAAACAGGAAAATTACTTACAGATATTGATAATAATCAAAATAACAAAATAATCAATGCTGAAATAGAAATAAAAAACAAAAGACAAAATATAATATGTTCTGACTTTATGAAAGAGATTAAAAGACATTATTAA
- a CDS encoding methyl-accepting chemotaxis protein — protein MKFMQTLKFKMPFTIISSVAIMLLVLMIVIISASAIFMERTAISGFMETADGYRDLVSIWIEDQSDLTSVISKESEFLDYFENPNQYTLSIASGEFTELLKELESHFSAFALIDLNGRVVLDTASNEHLNTVSQKTIWKELQNNNYKYAIEDEIYLSSVTGNYVIGVLAGVFDTNARPAGVLYAELRWDSFVQKYFSEITIGKTGNIYIVNEEGRRVAHKEVKKVNTISIGSKNALSAAASQRKGALHYEDEGKKIMAFSRLENIDWIMCVTMLDSEFFANKNTLIKITIVLSLLLLIVTSFIVIVYVNKNISRVLSRIASDLNRLGNGDLTVSAPSKFLTNKYQNHEFGIIANGFNNTIEKLKNIVSNIIDSSNNIELTSKELASGNNDLALRTQSQSSSLEQTASSMEQMASTIKNSAEKSVIGNNMMNDSKKSVEEAGLIIDSTTRSMEDVYEASRKITNITKLIEDIAFQTNILALNASVEAARAGEQGRGFSVVASEVRTLAQNTQTSVKDITSLIADSDEKIRVATEAARKSQEIFVDIKDKIENTANIMRDISTTAVEQQSGVDQVNQAVLKMDASTQENASLVEQSKEASITLSSEAQKLIDVVSYFKL, from the coding sequence ATGAAATTTATGCAAACTTTAAAATTTAAAATGCCTTTTACTATTATATCATCGGTAGCTATAATGCTTTTGGTTCTTATGATAGTAATAATATCTGCTTCTGCAATATTTATGGAGAGAACTGCCATAAGCGGATTTATGGAAACTGCTGACGGATATAGAGATTTAGTTTCTATATGGATTGAAGATCAGTCAGATTTGACTTCCGTCATATCTAAAGAATCTGAATTTTTAGATTATTTTGAAAATCCTAATCAGTATACTTTATCTATAGCAAGCGGTGAATTTACAGAGCTTCTTAAAGAATTAGAATCTCATTTTTCAGCTTTTGCTTTAATAGATTTAAATGGAAGAGTTGTTTTAGATACGGCATCTAATGAACATTTGAATACTGTAAGTCAAAAAACTATATGGAAAGAGCTTCAAAACAATAATTATAAATATGCCATTGAAGATGAGATTTATTTATCATCAGTTACAGGAAACTATGTGATAGGTGTTTTGGCCGGAGTATTTGATACTAATGCAAGACCTGCCGGAGTGTTATATGCTGAATTAAGATGGGATTCTTTTGTTCAAAAATATTTTTCTGAAATTACTATAGGAAAAACAGGTAATATATATATTGTTAATGAAGAAGGAAGAAGAGTGGCACATAAAGAAGTTAAAAAAGTTAACACTATATCCATAGGTTCTAAAAATGCTTTATCTGCTGCAGCCTCACAAAGAAAAGGTGCTTTACATTATGAAGATGAAGGTAAAAAAATAATGGCTTTCTCAAGACTTGAAAATATAGATTGGATAATGTGCGTTACTATGCTTGACAGTGAATTTTTTGCTAATAAAAATACTCTAATAAAAATAACTATAGTTTTAAGTTTATTACTTCTTATTGTTACATCATTTATAGTTATAGTATATGTTAATAAAAATATATCAAGAGTATTATCAAGAATAGCAAGCGATTTAAACAGACTTGGAAACGGAGATTTAACTGTATCAGCACCAAGTAAATTTTTGACTAACAAATATCAAAATCATGAATTTGGAATAATAGCTAATGGATTTAATAATACTATAGAAAAATTAAAAAATATAGTAAGCAATATAATTGATTCTTCTAATAATATAGAATTGACATCAAAAGAATTAGCAAGCGGAAATAACGATTTAGCTTTAAGAACTCAATCTCAATCATCATCATTAGAGCAAACTGCTAGTTCTATGGAGCAAATGGCTTCTACAATAAAAAATTCTGCAGAAAAATCCGTCATAGGAAATAATATGATGAATGATTCTAAAAAATCTGTAGAAGAAGCAGGACTTATAATAGACAGTACAACAAGAAGTATGGAAGATGTTTATGAAGCAAGCAGAAAAATAACTAATATAACAAAATTGATAGAAGATATTGCTTTTCAAACTAATATATTAGCACTTAATGCATCAGTTGAAGCAGCACGTGCAGGAGAGCAGGGCAGAGGTTTCTCTGTAGTAGCTTCAGAAGTTAGAACTTTAGCACAGAATACTCAAACATCTGTAAAAGATATTACTTCCTTAATAGCAGATTCAGATGAGAAAATAAGAGTAGCAACAGAAGCAGCTAGAAAATCTCAGGAAATATTTGTTGATATTAAAGATAAAATAGAAAATACAGCCAATATAATGAGAGATATTTCTACAACAGCAGTAGAACAGCAAAGCGGAGTTGATCAGGTTAATCAGGCAGTATTAAAAATGGATGCAAGCACACAGGAAAATGCTAGTTTAGTAGAGCAGTCAAAAGAAGCAAGTATAACTTTAAGCAGCGAAGCTCAGAAATTAATAGATGTTGTAAGTTATTTCAAATTGTAA